One window of Cuculus canorus isolate bCucCan1 chromosome 10, bCucCan1.pri, whole genome shotgun sequence genomic DNA carries:
- the PHKA1 gene encoding phosphorylase b kinase regulatory subunit alpha, skeletal muscle isoform isoform X2, whose product MRSRSNSGVRLDGYARLVQQSILRHQDAVTGLLPASADHQDAWVRDNVYSILAVWGLGLAYRKNADRDEDKAKAYELEQSVVKLMRGLLQCMMRQVDKVEAFKYSQSTKDCLHAKYNTHTCDTVVGDHEWGHLQMDATSLYLLMLAQMTASGLHIIHSLDEVSFIQNLVFYIEAAYKTADFGIWERGDKTNQGITELNASSIGMAKAALEALDELDLFGAKGGPQSVIRVLSDEVQHCQSILHSMLPRASTSKEVDASVLSVISYPAFAVEDSELVEITKQEIITKLQGRYGCCRFLRDGYRTPKEDPSRSYYEPAELKLFENIECEWPLFWAYLVIDGIFSGNMEQVQEYREALEGVLIKGKNGVQLVPELYSVPPDKVDEEYRNPHTVDRIPMGKLPLMWGQSLYILGCLMAEGFLAPGEIDPLNRRFATVPKPDVVVQVCILAETEAIKAILRKEGIDVETVADVYPIRVQPARILSHIYARLGRNKQMCLTGRPYRHMGVLGTSKLYKIRKNIFTFTPQFIDQQQFYLALDNKMIVEMLRTDLSYLCSRWRMTGRPTITFPVSHTMLDETSSSVHPTVLATLRKLQDGYFGGARIQTGKLSEFLTTSCRTHLSFMDPGPEGKVFAKHYKLSIDSFEELNTEEWLHGLHIAEDEDTYDEVAQYLDHLLQRTVPQSNLPPTAQRGGLSRFRAAVHTTRDLMSLASKAKDLHVQNVGLYVPSKIFQTSQQSVKLLSSPHQQDMDGKSQALHAEMNLPRDEHGNVDCKALVDQLRICPTLQEQADILYMLHILKGPNWHTGLDSEPGPTVKELLTELYVRVGETRQWALIRYISGILKKKVEALDEACTDLLSHQKHLTVGLPPEPREKTISTPIPYEELVCLIDEASEKNLSVSILTQEIMVYLAMYIRTQPALFAEMFRIRIGLIIQVMATELAHSLHCSDGEATENLMNLSPSDMKSLLYHILSGKEFGVEKSVRSVNSSLTTAISICDVGAVGATKPERAGLIRLKSEIKQPLSLQSGDADLKSSLSTGHSELLGKGSFSSMLEDQGSKDSRQGQWQRRRRLDGALNRVPVGFYQKVWKVLQKCHGLSVEGFILPSSTTKEMTPGEIKFAVHVESVLNRVPQPEYRQLLVEAILVLTMLVDMEVHTIGSIIAVEKILHMANDLFYEEQKALGADDQMLEKDPTTGICSLLYDSAPSGRFGTMTYLSKSVAMYVYDFLPTDGCSMQ is encoded by the exons ATGCGCAGTCGGAGCAACTCGGGCGTGCGGCTGGACGGGTACGCGCGGCTGGTGCAGCAGAGCATCCTCCGGCACCAG GACGCAGTGACCGGGCTTCTCCCCGCCAGTGCTGACCACCAGGATGCCTGGGTCCGGGATAATGTCTACAGCATCTTGGCCGTCTGGGGGCTGGGGCTCGCCTACCGCAAGAACGCTGACCGTGACGAGGACAAGGCCAAGGCCTATGAGCTGGAGCAG AGCGTGGTGAAGCTGATGCGGGGGCTGCTCCAGTGCATGATGAGACAG GTGGACAAGGTGGAGGCTTTCAAGTACAGCCAGAGCACCAAGGACTGCTTGCATGCCAAGTACAACACCCACACCTGTGACACTGTGGTGGGGGACCACGAGTGGGGTCACCTGCAGATGGATGCCACCTCCCTGTACCTGCTCATGCTGGCACAAATGACAGCCTCAG GCCTCCACATAATTCACAGCCTGGATGAAGTCAGCTTTATCCAGAACCTTGTGTTCTACATCGAAGCAGCCTACAAAACTGCG GACTTTGGGATATGGGAGCGTGGAGACAAGACGAACCAGGGCATCACCGAGTTGAATGCTAGCTCGATCGGCATGGCCAAG GCTGCCCTGGAGGCACTGGATGAGCTGGATCTCTTTGGAGCAAAGGGAGGCCCGCAGTCGGTGATACGGGTGCTGTCGGATGAGGTACAGCACTGCCAG TCCATCCTCCATTCAATGCTGCCCAGGGCCTCCACGTCAAAGGAGGTGGATGCCAGCGTGCTCTCTGTCATCTCCTACCCGGCATTTGCTGTGGAGGATAGTGAGCTGGTGGAAATCACCAAGCAGGAAATCATCACAAAGCTGCAG GGGCGCTATGGCTGCTGCCGCTTCCTCCGGGATGGATACAGGACCCCAAAAGAG GACCCCAGCCGCTCCTACTACGAACCTGCTGAGCTGAAACTGTTTGAGAACATCGAGTGCGAGTGGCCGCTCTTCTGGGCGTACTTGGTCATCGATGGCATTTTCAGCGGAAACATGGAGCAG GTGCAGGAGTACCGGGAAGCCCTCGAGGGGGTTCTCATCAAGGGGAAGAACGGGGTGCAGTTGGTGCCAGAGCTGTACAGCGTCCCACCAGATAAG GTGGATGAGGAGTACAGGAACCCCCACACTGTGGACAGGATACCCATGGGCAAGCTGCCGCTCATGTGGGGGCAGTCCCTCTACATCCTGGGCTGCCTGATGGCCGAG gGCTTTCTAGCTCCTGGTGAAATAGATCCACTCAACCGCCGGTTTGCGACTGTCCCCAAGCCTGATGTGGTGGTCCAAG TGTGCATCCTGGCAGAGACAGAGGCGATTAAGGCTATCCTGAGGAAGGAGGGCATCGATGTGGAGACTGTGGCAGATGTCTACCCCATCAGAGTGCAGCCTGCTCGCATCCTCAGCCACATCTATGCCCGACTGG GCCGCAACAAGCAGATGTGCCTGACGGGACGGCCCTACCGGCACATGGGTGTCCTTGGGACCTCCAAGCTCTACAAGATCAGGAAGAACATCTTTACCTTTACCCCACAG TTCATAGATCAGCAGCAGTTCTACCTGGCTCTCGACAATAAGATGATTGTGGAGATGCTGAGGACAGACCTCTCATACCTCTGCAGCCGCTGGAGGATGACTGGGCGGCCAACCATCACCTTCCCAGTCTCCCACACTATGCTCG ATGAAACCAGCAGCAGCGTGCACCCCACGGTGCTAGCAACGCTGCGGAAGCTGCAGGACGGGTATTTCGGTGGTGCAAG GATCCAGACTGGTAAGTTGTCGGAGTTCCTGACGACATCGTGCCGAACACACCTCAGCTTTATGGACCCTGGGCCAGAGGGTAAGGTCTTTGCCAAGCATTACAAGCTCAGCATTGACAGCTTTGAGGAGCTAAACACTGAGGAGTGGCTGCATGGCTTGCACATAGCAGAGGATG AAGACACATATGACGAGGTTGCTCAGTACTTGGACCACTTGCTGCAGCGCACAGTTCCCCAGTCGAACCTGCCTCCCACCGCCCAGCGGGGAGGGCTGAGCCGCTTCCGAGCTGCTGTCCACACCACCCGTGACCTCATGTCTCTGGCATCCAAAGCCAAGGACCTTCATGTCCAGA ATGTTGGGTTATATGTCCCCAGCAAGATCTTCCAGACATCCCAGCAGTCGGTTAAGCTGCTGAGTTCACCTCACCAGCAGGACATGGATGGCAAG AGCCAGGCACTCCATGCAGAGATGAACCTGCCCCGTGACGAGCATGGCAACGTGGACTGCAAAGCACTGGTGGACCAGCTGCGCATCTGCCCCACGCTGCAGGAACAAGCAGACATCCTCTACATGCTCCACATCCTCAA ggGGCCCAATTGGCACACAGGGCTTGATAGCGAGCCTGGCCCCACCGTCAAGGAGCTCCTCACTGAGCTGTACGTGCGAGTGGGGGAGACGCGCCAGTGGGCCCTGATCCGGTACATCTCTGGCATCCTCAAGAAGAAAGTGGAAGCTCTGGATGAG GCCTGCACTGACCTCCTGTCTCACCAGAAGCACTTGACGGTGGGGCTGCCCCCAGAGCCACGTGAGAAGACAATCTCCAC CCCAATCCCCTATGAAGAACTTGTTTGTCTCATTGATGAAGCCAGTGAGAAGAACCTCAGTGTGTCCATCCTCACCCAG GAGATCATGGTGTACTTGGCCATGTACATTCGCACACAGCCTGCGCTCTTTGCTGAGATGTTCCGCATCCGCATCGGGCTCATCATCCAGGTGATGGCAACAGAGCTGGCACACTCCCTGCACTGCTCAG ATGGAGAAGCCACTGAGAACCTGATGAATCTCAGCCCGTCAGATATGAAGAGCCTCCTCTACCACATCCTCTCCGGCAAGgagtttggggtggaaaagaGTG tGCGATCGGTCAACTCATCGCTCACCACTGCTATCTCCATCTGTGATGTGGGGGCTGTCGGGGCCACCAAGCCTGAGCGTGCCGGCCTCATCAGGCTGAAAAGTGAGATCAAACAG ccCCTCAGTTTGCAGTCTGGTGATGCCGACCTGAAGTCCTCTCTG TCCACTGGGCACTCTGAGCTGCTGGGCAAGGGCTCCTTTTCAAGCATGCTGGAAGACCAGGGCAGTAAGGACAGCCGTCAGGGCCAGTGGCAGCGGAGACGgcggttggatggggccctcAACCGTGTCCCTGTGGGCTTCTACCAGAAGGTCTGGAAGGTCCTGCAAAAG TGCCATGGCCTCTCAGTGGAGGGCTTCATTCTCCCTTCTTCAACAACCAAGGAG ATGACCCCAGGGGAAATTAAGTTTGCTGTGCATGTGGAGTCGGTCCTCAACCGTGTACCCCAGCCAGAGTACAGGCAGCTTCTGGTGGAGGCTATCTTAGTGCTCACCATGCTGGTGGACATGGAGGTGCACACCATTGGCAGCATCATAGCCGTGGAAAAGATCTTGCATATGGCTAACGACCTCTTCTATGAGGAGCAG AAGGCTCTGGGCGCTGATGACCAAATGCTGGAGAAGGATCCCACGACGGGAATCTGCAGCCTGCTGTATGACAGTGCACCGAGTGGTCGGTTTGGCACCATGACCTACCTGTCCAAGTCGGTGGCCATGTACGTGTATGACTTCCTGCCCACCGACGGCTGCTCCATGCAGTAG
- the PHKA1 gene encoding phosphorylase b kinase regulatory subunit alpha, skeletal muscle isoform isoform X3: MRSRSNSGVRLDGYARLVQQSILRHQDAVTGLLPASADHQDAWVRDNVYSILAVWGLGLAYRKNADRDEDKAKAYELEQSVVKLMRGLLQCMMRQVDKVEAFKYSQSTKDCLHAKYNTHTCDTVVGDHEWGHLQMDATSLYLLMLAQMTASGLHIIHSLDEVSFIQNLVFYIEAAYKTADFGIWERGDKTNQGITELNASSIGMAKAALEALDELDLFGAKGGPQSVIRVLSDEVQHCQSILHSMLPRASTSKEVDASVLSVISYPAFAVEDSELVEITKQEIITKLQGRYGCCRFLRDGYRTPKEDPSRSYYEPAELKLFENIECEWPLFWAYLVIDGIFSGNMEQVQEYREALEGVLIKGKNGVQLVPELYSVPPDKVDEEYRNPHTVDRIPMGKLPLMWGQSLYILGCLMAEGFLAPGEIDPLNRRFATVPKPDVVVQVCILAETEAIKAILRKEGIDVETVADVYPIRVQPARILSHIYARLGRNKQMCLTGRPYRHMGVLGTSKLYKIRKNIFTFTPQFIDQQQFYLALDNKMIVEMLRTDLSYLCSRWRMTGRPTITFPVSHTMLDETSSSVHPTVLATLRKLQDGYFGGARIQTGKLSEFLTTSCRTHLSFMDPGPEEDTYDEVAQYLDHLLQRTVPQSNLPPTAQRGGLSRFRAAVHTTRDLMSLASKAKDLHVQNVGLYVPSKIFQTSQQSVKLLSSPHQQDMDGKSQALHAEMNLPRDEHGNVDCKALVDQLRICPTLQEQADILYMLHILKGPNWHTGLDSEPGPTVKELLTELYVRVGETRQWALIRYISGILKKKVEALDEACTDLLSHQKHLTVGLPPEPREKTISTPIPYEELVCLIDEASEKNLSVSILTQEIMVYLAMYIRTQPALFAEMFRIRIGLIIQVMATELAHSLHCSDGEATENLMNLSPSDMKSLLYHILSGKEFGVEKSVRSVNSSLTTAISICDVGAVGATKPERAGLIRLKSEIKQQLDKRRQSLTGSKPLSLQSGDADLKSSLSTGHSELLGKGSFSSMLEDQGSKDSRQGQWQRRRRLDGALNRVPVGFYQKVWKVLQKCHGLSVEGFILPSSTTKEMTPGEIKFAVHVESVLNRVPQPEYRQLLVEAILVLTMLVDMEVHTIGSIIAVEKILHMANDLFYEEQKALGADDQMLEKDPTTGICSLLYDSAPSGRFGTMTYLSKSVAMYVYDFLPTDGCSMQ, from the exons ATGCGCAGTCGGAGCAACTCGGGCGTGCGGCTGGACGGGTACGCGCGGCTGGTGCAGCAGAGCATCCTCCGGCACCAG GACGCAGTGACCGGGCTTCTCCCCGCCAGTGCTGACCACCAGGATGCCTGGGTCCGGGATAATGTCTACAGCATCTTGGCCGTCTGGGGGCTGGGGCTCGCCTACCGCAAGAACGCTGACCGTGACGAGGACAAGGCCAAGGCCTATGAGCTGGAGCAG AGCGTGGTGAAGCTGATGCGGGGGCTGCTCCAGTGCATGATGAGACAG GTGGACAAGGTGGAGGCTTTCAAGTACAGCCAGAGCACCAAGGACTGCTTGCATGCCAAGTACAACACCCACACCTGTGACACTGTGGTGGGGGACCACGAGTGGGGTCACCTGCAGATGGATGCCACCTCCCTGTACCTGCTCATGCTGGCACAAATGACAGCCTCAG GCCTCCACATAATTCACAGCCTGGATGAAGTCAGCTTTATCCAGAACCTTGTGTTCTACATCGAAGCAGCCTACAAAACTGCG GACTTTGGGATATGGGAGCGTGGAGACAAGACGAACCAGGGCATCACCGAGTTGAATGCTAGCTCGATCGGCATGGCCAAG GCTGCCCTGGAGGCACTGGATGAGCTGGATCTCTTTGGAGCAAAGGGAGGCCCGCAGTCGGTGATACGGGTGCTGTCGGATGAGGTACAGCACTGCCAG TCCATCCTCCATTCAATGCTGCCCAGGGCCTCCACGTCAAAGGAGGTGGATGCCAGCGTGCTCTCTGTCATCTCCTACCCGGCATTTGCTGTGGAGGATAGTGAGCTGGTGGAAATCACCAAGCAGGAAATCATCACAAAGCTGCAG GGGCGCTATGGCTGCTGCCGCTTCCTCCGGGATGGATACAGGACCCCAAAAGAG GACCCCAGCCGCTCCTACTACGAACCTGCTGAGCTGAAACTGTTTGAGAACATCGAGTGCGAGTGGCCGCTCTTCTGGGCGTACTTGGTCATCGATGGCATTTTCAGCGGAAACATGGAGCAG GTGCAGGAGTACCGGGAAGCCCTCGAGGGGGTTCTCATCAAGGGGAAGAACGGGGTGCAGTTGGTGCCAGAGCTGTACAGCGTCCCACCAGATAAG GTGGATGAGGAGTACAGGAACCCCCACACTGTGGACAGGATACCCATGGGCAAGCTGCCGCTCATGTGGGGGCAGTCCCTCTACATCCTGGGCTGCCTGATGGCCGAG gGCTTTCTAGCTCCTGGTGAAATAGATCCACTCAACCGCCGGTTTGCGACTGTCCCCAAGCCTGATGTGGTGGTCCAAG TGTGCATCCTGGCAGAGACAGAGGCGATTAAGGCTATCCTGAGGAAGGAGGGCATCGATGTGGAGACTGTGGCAGATGTCTACCCCATCAGAGTGCAGCCTGCTCGCATCCTCAGCCACATCTATGCCCGACTGG GCCGCAACAAGCAGATGTGCCTGACGGGACGGCCCTACCGGCACATGGGTGTCCTTGGGACCTCCAAGCTCTACAAGATCAGGAAGAACATCTTTACCTTTACCCCACAG TTCATAGATCAGCAGCAGTTCTACCTGGCTCTCGACAATAAGATGATTGTGGAGATGCTGAGGACAGACCTCTCATACCTCTGCAGCCGCTGGAGGATGACTGGGCGGCCAACCATCACCTTCCCAGTCTCCCACACTATGCTCG ATGAAACCAGCAGCAGCGTGCACCCCACGGTGCTAGCAACGCTGCGGAAGCTGCAGGACGGGTATTTCGGTGGTGCAAG GATCCAGACTGGTAAGTTGTCGGAGTTCCTGACGACATCGTGCCGAACACACCTCAGCTTTATGGACCCTGGGCCAGAGG AAGACACATATGACGAGGTTGCTCAGTACTTGGACCACTTGCTGCAGCGCACAGTTCCCCAGTCGAACCTGCCTCCCACCGCCCAGCGGGGAGGGCTGAGCCGCTTCCGAGCTGCTGTCCACACCACCCGTGACCTCATGTCTCTGGCATCCAAAGCCAAGGACCTTCATGTCCAGA ATGTTGGGTTATATGTCCCCAGCAAGATCTTCCAGACATCCCAGCAGTCGGTTAAGCTGCTGAGTTCACCTCACCAGCAGGACATGGATGGCAAG AGCCAGGCACTCCATGCAGAGATGAACCTGCCCCGTGACGAGCATGGCAACGTGGACTGCAAAGCACTGGTGGACCAGCTGCGCATCTGCCCCACGCTGCAGGAACAAGCAGACATCCTCTACATGCTCCACATCCTCAA ggGGCCCAATTGGCACACAGGGCTTGATAGCGAGCCTGGCCCCACCGTCAAGGAGCTCCTCACTGAGCTGTACGTGCGAGTGGGGGAGACGCGCCAGTGGGCCCTGATCCGGTACATCTCTGGCATCCTCAAGAAGAAAGTGGAAGCTCTGGATGAG GCCTGCACTGACCTCCTGTCTCACCAGAAGCACTTGACGGTGGGGCTGCCCCCAGAGCCACGTGAGAAGACAATCTCCAC CCCAATCCCCTATGAAGAACTTGTTTGTCTCATTGATGAAGCCAGTGAGAAGAACCTCAGTGTGTCCATCCTCACCCAG GAGATCATGGTGTACTTGGCCATGTACATTCGCACACAGCCTGCGCTCTTTGCTGAGATGTTCCGCATCCGCATCGGGCTCATCATCCAGGTGATGGCAACAGAGCTGGCACACTCCCTGCACTGCTCAG ATGGAGAAGCCACTGAGAACCTGATGAATCTCAGCCCGTCAGATATGAAGAGCCTCCTCTACCACATCCTCTCCGGCAAGgagtttggggtggaaaagaGTG tGCGATCGGTCAACTCATCGCTCACCACTGCTATCTCCATCTGTGATGTGGGGGCTGTCGGGGCCACCAAGCCTGAGCGTGCCGGCCTCATCAGGCTGAAAAGTGAGATCAAACAG CAACTGGATAAACGTAGGCAGTCTCTGACTGGGAGTAAG ccCCTCAGTTTGCAGTCTGGTGATGCCGACCTGAAGTCCTCTCTG TCCACTGGGCACTCTGAGCTGCTGGGCAAGGGCTCCTTTTCAAGCATGCTGGAAGACCAGGGCAGTAAGGACAGCCGTCAGGGCCAGTGGCAGCGGAGACGgcggttggatggggccctcAACCGTGTCCCTGTGGGCTTCTACCAGAAGGTCTGGAAGGTCCTGCAAAAG TGCCATGGCCTCTCAGTGGAGGGCTTCATTCTCCCTTCTTCAACAACCAAGGAG ATGACCCCAGGGGAAATTAAGTTTGCTGTGCATGTGGAGTCGGTCCTCAACCGTGTACCCCAGCCAGAGTACAGGCAGCTTCTGGTGGAGGCTATCTTAGTGCTCACCATGCTGGTGGACATGGAGGTGCACACCATTGGCAGCATCATAGCCGTGGAAAAGATCTTGCATATGGCTAACGACCTCTTCTATGAGGAGCAG AAGGCTCTGGGCGCTGATGACCAAATGCTGGAGAAGGATCCCACGACGGGAATCTGCAGCCTGCTGTATGACAGTGCACCGAGTGGTCGGTTTGGCACCATGACCTACCTGTCCAAGTCGGTGGCCATGTACGTGTATGACTTCCTGCCCACCGACGGCTGCTCCATGCAGTAG
- the PHKA1 gene encoding phosphorylase b kinase regulatory subunit alpha, skeletal muscle isoform isoform X1 → MRSRSNSGVRLDGYARLVQQSILRHQDAVTGLLPASADHQDAWVRDNVYSILAVWGLGLAYRKNADRDEDKAKAYELEQSVVKLMRGLLQCMMRQVDKVEAFKYSQSTKDCLHAKYNTHTCDTVVGDHEWGHLQMDATSLYLLMLAQMTASGLHIIHSLDEVSFIQNLVFYIEAAYKTADFGIWERGDKTNQGITELNASSIGMAKAALEALDELDLFGAKGGPQSVIRVLSDEVQHCQSILHSMLPRASTSKEVDASVLSVISYPAFAVEDSELVEITKQEIITKLQGRYGCCRFLRDGYRTPKEDPSRSYYEPAELKLFENIECEWPLFWAYLVIDGIFSGNMEQVQEYREALEGVLIKGKNGVQLVPELYSVPPDKVDEEYRNPHTVDRIPMGKLPLMWGQSLYILGCLMAEGFLAPGEIDPLNRRFATVPKPDVVVQVCILAETEAIKAILRKEGIDVETVADVYPIRVQPARILSHIYARLGRNKQMCLTGRPYRHMGVLGTSKLYKIRKNIFTFTPQFIDQQQFYLALDNKMIVEMLRTDLSYLCSRWRMTGRPTITFPVSHTMLDETSSSVHPTVLATLRKLQDGYFGGARIQTGKLSEFLTTSCRTHLSFMDPGPEGKVFAKHYKLSIDSFEELNTEEWLHGLHIAEDEDTYDEVAQYLDHLLQRTVPQSNLPPTAQRGGLSRFRAAVHTTRDLMSLASKAKDLHVQNVGLYVPSKIFQTSQQSVKLLSSPHQQDMDGKSQALHAEMNLPRDEHGNVDCKALVDQLRICPTLQEQADILYMLHILKGPNWHTGLDSEPGPTVKELLTELYVRVGETRQWALIRYISGILKKKVEALDEACTDLLSHQKHLTVGLPPEPREKTISTPIPYEELVCLIDEASEKNLSVSILTQEIMVYLAMYIRTQPALFAEMFRIRIGLIIQVMATELAHSLHCSDGEATENLMNLSPSDMKSLLYHILSGKEFGVEKSVRSVNSSLTTAISICDVGAVGATKPERAGLIRLKSEIKQQLDKRRQSLTGSKPLSLQSGDADLKSSLSTGHSELLGKGSFSSMLEDQGSKDSRQGQWQRRRRLDGALNRVPVGFYQKVWKVLQKCHGLSVEGFILPSSTTKEMTPGEIKFAVHVESVLNRVPQPEYRQLLVEAILVLTMLVDMEVHTIGSIIAVEKILHMANDLFYEEQKALGADDQMLEKDPTTGICSLLYDSAPSGRFGTMTYLSKSVAMYVYDFLPTDGCSMQ, encoded by the exons ATGCGCAGTCGGAGCAACTCGGGCGTGCGGCTGGACGGGTACGCGCGGCTGGTGCAGCAGAGCATCCTCCGGCACCAG GACGCAGTGACCGGGCTTCTCCCCGCCAGTGCTGACCACCAGGATGCCTGGGTCCGGGATAATGTCTACAGCATCTTGGCCGTCTGGGGGCTGGGGCTCGCCTACCGCAAGAACGCTGACCGTGACGAGGACAAGGCCAAGGCCTATGAGCTGGAGCAG AGCGTGGTGAAGCTGATGCGGGGGCTGCTCCAGTGCATGATGAGACAG GTGGACAAGGTGGAGGCTTTCAAGTACAGCCAGAGCACCAAGGACTGCTTGCATGCCAAGTACAACACCCACACCTGTGACACTGTGGTGGGGGACCACGAGTGGGGTCACCTGCAGATGGATGCCACCTCCCTGTACCTGCTCATGCTGGCACAAATGACAGCCTCAG GCCTCCACATAATTCACAGCCTGGATGAAGTCAGCTTTATCCAGAACCTTGTGTTCTACATCGAAGCAGCCTACAAAACTGCG GACTTTGGGATATGGGAGCGTGGAGACAAGACGAACCAGGGCATCACCGAGTTGAATGCTAGCTCGATCGGCATGGCCAAG GCTGCCCTGGAGGCACTGGATGAGCTGGATCTCTTTGGAGCAAAGGGAGGCCCGCAGTCGGTGATACGGGTGCTGTCGGATGAGGTACAGCACTGCCAG TCCATCCTCCATTCAATGCTGCCCAGGGCCTCCACGTCAAAGGAGGTGGATGCCAGCGTGCTCTCTGTCATCTCCTACCCGGCATTTGCTGTGGAGGATAGTGAGCTGGTGGAAATCACCAAGCAGGAAATCATCACAAAGCTGCAG GGGCGCTATGGCTGCTGCCGCTTCCTCCGGGATGGATACAGGACCCCAAAAGAG GACCCCAGCCGCTCCTACTACGAACCTGCTGAGCTGAAACTGTTTGAGAACATCGAGTGCGAGTGGCCGCTCTTCTGGGCGTACTTGGTCATCGATGGCATTTTCAGCGGAAACATGGAGCAG GTGCAGGAGTACCGGGAAGCCCTCGAGGGGGTTCTCATCAAGGGGAAGAACGGGGTGCAGTTGGTGCCAGAGCTGTACAGCGTCCCACCAGATAAG GTGGATGAGGAGTACAGGAACCCCCACACTGTGGACAGGATACCCATGGGCAAGCTGCCGCTCATGTGGGGGCAGTCCCTCTACATCCTGGGCTGCCTGATGGCCGAG gGCTTTCTAGCTCCTGGTGAAATAGATCCACTCAACCGCCGGTTTGCGACTGTCCCCAAGCCTGATGTGGTGGTCCAAG TGTGCATCCTGGCAGAGACAGAGGCGATTAAGGCTATCCTGAGGAAGGAGGGCATCGATGTGGAGACTGTGGCAGATGTCTACCCCATCAGAGTGCAGCCTGCTCGCATCCTCAGCCACATCTATGCCCGACTGG GCCGCAACAAGCAGATGTGCCTGACGGGACGGCCCTACCGGCACATGGGTGTCCTTGGGACCTCCAAGCTCTACAAGATCAGGAAGAACATCTTTACCTTTACCCCACAG TTCATAGATCAGCAGCAGTTCTACCTGGCTCTCGACAATAAGATGATTGTGGAGATGCTGAGGACAGACCTCTCATACCTCTGCAGCCGCTGGAGGATGACTGGGCGGCCAACCATCACCTTCCCAGTCTCCCACACTATGCTCG ATGAAACCAGCAGCAGCGTGCACCCCACGGTGCTAGCAACGCTGCGGAAGCTGCAGGACGGGTATTTCGGTGGTGCAAG GATCCAGACTGGTAAGTTGTCGGAGTTCCTGACGACATCGTGCCGAACACACCTCAGCTTTATGGACCCTGGGCCAGAGGGTAAGGTCTTTGCCAAGCATTACAAGCTCAGCATTGACAGCTTTGAGGAGCTAAACACTGAGGAGTGGCTGCATGGCTTGCACATAGCAGAGGATG AAGACACATATGACGAGGTTGCTCAGTACTTGGACCACTTGCTGCAGCGCACAGTTCCCCAGTCGAACCTGCCTCCCACCGCCCAGCGGGGAGGGCTGAGCCGCTTCCGAGCTGCTGTCCACACCACCCGTGACCTCATGTCTCTGGCATCCAAAGCCAAGGACCTTCATGTCCAGA ATGTTGGGTTATATGTCCCCAGCAAGATCTTCCAGACATCCCAGCAGTCGGTTAAGCTGCTGAGTTCACCTCACCAGCAGGACATGGATGGCAAG AGCCAGGCACTCCATGCAGAGATGAACCTGCCCCGTGACGAGCATGGCAACGTGGACTGCAAAGCACTGGTGGACCAGCTGCGCATCTGCCCCACGCTGCAGGAACAAGCAGACATCCTCTACATGCTCCACATCCTCAA ggGGCCCAATTGGCACACAGGGCTTGATAGCGAGCCTGGCCCCACCGTCAAGGAGCTCCTCACTGAGCTGTACGTGCGAGTGGGGGAGACGCGCCAGTGGGCCCTGATCCGGTACATCTCTGGCATCCTCAAGAAGAAAGTGGAAGCTCTGGATGAG GCCTGCACTGACCTCCTGTCTCACCAGAAGCACTTGACGGTGGGGCTGCCCCCAGAGCCACGTGAGAAGACAATCTCCAC CCCAATCCCCTATGAAGAACTTGTTTGTCTCATTGATGAAGCCAGTGAGAAGAACCTCAGTGTGTCCATCCTCACCCAG GAGATCATGGTGTACTTGGCCATGTACATTCGCACACAGCCTGCGCTCTTTGCTGAGATGTTCCGCATCCGCATCGGGCTCATCATCCAGGTGATGGCAACAGAGCTGGCACACTCCCTGCACTGCTCAG ATGGAGAAGCCACTGAGAACCTGATGAATCTCAGCCCGTCAGATATGAAGAGCCTCCTCTACCACATCCTCTCCGGCAAGgagtttggggtggaaaagaGTG tGCGATCGGTCAACTCATCGCTCACCACTGCTATCTCCATCTGTGATGTGGGGGCTGTCGGGGCCACCAAGCCTGAGCGTGCCGGCCTCATCAGGCTGAAAAGTGAGATCAAACAG CAACTGGATAAACGTAGGCAGTCTCTGACTGGGAGTAAG ccCCTCAGTTTGCAGTCTGGTGATGCCGACCTGAAGTCCTCTCTG TCCACTGGGCACTCTGAGCTGCTGGGCAAGGGCTCCTTTTCAAGCATGCTGGAAGACCAGGGCAGTAAGGACAGCCGTCAGGGCCAGTGGCAGCGGAGACGgcggttggatggggccctcAACCGTGTCCCTGTGGGCTTCTACCAGAAGGTCTGGAAGGTCCTGCAAAAG TGCCATGGCCTCTCAGTGGAGGGCTTCATTCTCCCTTCTTCAACAACCAAGGAG ATGACCCCAGGGGAAATTAAGTTTGCTGTGCATGTGGAGTCGGTCCTCAACCGTGTACCCCAGCCAGAGTACAGGCAGCTTCTGGTGGAGGCTATCTTAGTGCTCACCATGCTGGTGGACATGGAGGTGCACACCATTGGCAGCATCATAGCCGTGGAAAAGATCTTGCATATGGCTAACGACCTCTTCTATGAGGAGCAG AAGGCTCTGGGCGCTGATGACCAAATGCTGGAGAAGGATCCCACGACGGGAATCTGCAGCCTGCTGTATGACAGTGCACCGAGTGGTCGGTTTGGCACCATGACCTACCTGTCCAAGTCGGTGGCCATGTACGTGTATGACTTCCTGCCCACCGACGGCTGCTCCATGCAGTAG